The proteins below are encoded in one region of Chroicocephalus ridibundus chromosome 9, bChrRid1.1, whole genome shotgun sequence:
- the MMGT1 gene encoding ER membrane protein complex subunit 5, whose translation MAAASVWKGLVGLGLFALAHAAFSAAQHRSYMRLTEKEDETLPIDIVLQTLLAFAVTCYGIVHIAGEFKDMDATSELKNKTFDTLRNHPSFYVFNHRGRVLFQSPDTVNSSSNQDALSSSSSLKFRKLEPLRR comes from the exons atggcggccGCCTCGGTGTGGAAGGGGCTGGTGGGGCTCGGCCTCTTCGCCCTGGCACATGCGGCTTTCTCGGCGGCGCAGC ATCGTTCTTACATGAGattaacagaaaaggaagatgaaacgTTGCCCATAGAT ATAGTTCTTCAGACTCTGTTAGCCTTTGCAGTTACCTGCTATGGCATAGTACATATCGCAGGAGAATTTAAAGACATGGATGCCACTTCAGAACTAAAAAAtaa gaCGTTTGACACATTAAGGAACCATCcatctttttatgtatttaatcaTCGTGGTAGAGTATTGTTCCAGTCCCCAGACACAGTGAATTCTTCTTCAAACCAAGATGCTTTGTCATCCAGCTCGTCACTGAAATTTCGAAAACTTGAACCTCTGCGCCGCTAA